One region of Campylobacter lari genomic DNA includes:
- a CDS encoding glycosyltransferase family 2 protein, with amino-acid sequence MQTKTIGVVIPIYNVEKYLKECLDSVINQTYTNLEIILVNDGSTDENSLNIAKEYTLKDKRITLFDKKNGGLSSARNVGIEYFSGEYKLKNKTQTLKENSLIEFNIEGNNPYEIYTVYKSYKAFNDEQDLTSFTYPIIDYIIFLDSDDYWELNCIEECVPRMDGVDVVWFDYRPLYDKVKRKHISQMTYFDYKNEIIITPKEWLEKARERKLFYFWFAWQGMINFDFFKNIKLQFINGIFAEDCHFGVLLFALSKNIYIFPKQIYVYRLRELSSMNFTNKKWVIHPSSHLKKIDVFENSNTTRLYYESASWMQIALNFIKFIDSNHYLSEDIKTHFLPVVCNKALTLKKFDKDPLCLKKYTKNLKIYIQNQPLGAVDRVKEYLSYKLVKKIKNKKKLKKYFFGFLIIKIVLNHQLNIYLYRLKTTKNISLKRYPLEYYRDYQKALKLKEQLNNVKKRMY; translated from the coding sequence ATGCAAACTAAAACCATTGGCGTAGTAATCCCCATATACAATGTAGAAAAATATCTAAAAGAATGTTTAGATAGTGTAATCAATCAAACCTATACTAACTTAGAAATCATACTCGTAAATGATGGTAGTACAGATGAAAACTCACTCAATATTGCAAAAGAATACACTCTAAAAGATAAAAGAATTACTCTTTTTGATAAAAAAAATGGTGGTTTAAGTAGTGCTAGAAATGTAGGTATAGAATATTTTAGTGGAGAATATAAACTCAAAAACAAAACCCAAACTTTAAAAGAAAATTCTTTAATAGAATTTAATATAGAAGGTAATAATCCTTATGAAATATATACTGTATATAAAAGCTATAAAGCTTTTAATGATGAACAAGATTTAACTAGCTTTACTTATCCTATTATAGATTATATTATCTTTTTAGATTCTGATGATTATTGGGAATTAAACTGCATAGAAGAATGTGTACCTAGAATGGATGGGGTAGATGTGGTGTGGTTTGATTATAGGCCTTTATATGATAAAGTCAAAAGAAAACATATTAGCCAAATGACTTATTTTGATTATAAAAATGAGATTATCATCACGCCTAAAGAATGGCTAGAGAAAGCTAGAGAAAGAAAACTTTTTTATTTTTGGTTTGCTTGGCAAGGTATGATTAATTTTGATTTTTTTAAAAATATAAAATTACAATTTATTAATGGAATTTTTGCAGAAGATTGCCATTTTGGAGTGTTATTATTTGCATTAAGTAAAAATATTTATATATTTCCAAAGCAAATATATGTTTATCGTTTAAGAGAATTAAGCTCTATGAATTTTACTAATAAAAAATGGGTAATACACCCCAGTTCGCATCTTAAAAAAATAGATGTTTTTGAGAATTCAAATACGACTAGGCTATATTATGAAAGTGCAAGCTGGATGCAAATTGCATTAAATTTTATAAAATTTATTGATTCTAATCACTATTTGAGTGAAGATATAAAAACACATTTTTTACCAGTGGTTTGCAATAAAGCTTTGACTTTAAAAAAGTTTGATAAAGATCCATTATGTTTAAAAAAATACACTAAAAATTTAAAAATATATATACAAAATCAACCCTTAGGAGCAGTTGATAGAGTGAAAGAATATCTTTCGTATAAACTTGTAAAAAAAATTAAAAATAAAAAAAAATTGAAAAAATATTTTTTTGGATTCTTGATTATAAAAATAGTGTTAAATCATCAATTAAATATATATTTATATCGCTTAAAGACTACAAAAAACATTTCTTTAAAAAGATATCCTTTAGAGTATTACAGAGATTATCAGAAAGCACTGAAATTAAAAGAGCAACTAAATAATGTTAAAAAAAGGATGTATTGA
- a CDS encoding galactosyltransferase-related protein, whose translation MKLSIVIPFGLSKERIYIKDRVIQKACEFKSDDRVEYIFVEGYSSLENDLKCIIKENGHIYHKDESQKDFFSQGKCRNLGASFANSDVVMFLDVDYYLSQQFLEYILDLIDIKEISLKPNHILSLPVVFLNQKGNEFIYTQDKKLWDGLIKNDLISGKKEWIKFFAPSSTSSIVINRHKFLTLGGNDEQFIGHGYEDFDLLARILYSCIDLEQIPANLNYDARNWNFKNFEGFRAWFALLGYEASFHGVYLYHFHHDEPNQNGYMDNKHKNHQRFYKHISNIKSHSIKHLCDKSVYRDNVLFIHSKETLYSIKEILPYIGNIIYINEDNLIYKSQKELESIITEKQIHKVLLFNGHIKNENLLDFFQKLDLEIFYFEKGILPESYLITSNKNKMLEFDKTLYQDEITQTRLYLKSLSKEDNDKILNFMVEKNIDKNDLDFFVNFLINDLYCFGKKEQEIIKFYKINLENKKIFFKDIQKSKYSLNSLIYKPFIYEISSFSFIKMFNKYIGLKLVQTKISHTKFYRLLRKFFYNPNNFFSDSKFFKKFKNAN comes from the coding sequence GTGAAGCTTTCCATTGTTATACCTTTTGGTTTAAGTAAGGAAAGAATTTATATAAAAGATCGTGTTATTCAAAAAGCATGTGAGTTTAAAAGTGATGATAGAGTTGAATATATTTTTGTTGAAGGGTATTCTTCTTTAGAAAATGATTTAAAGTGTATTATCAAAGAAAATGGGCATATTTATCATAAAGATGAAAGTCAAAAAGATTTTTTCTCCCAAGGAAAATGCCGCAACCTTGGTGCATCTTTTGCAAATTCAGATGTTGTGATGTTTTTAGATGTGGATTATTATTTATCACAACAATTTTTAGAGTATATTTTAGATCTTATTGATATCAAAGAAATATCCTTAAAACCAAATCATATTTTGTCTTTACCAGTTGTATTTTTAAATCAAAAGGGTAACGAGTTTATTTATACTCAAGATAAAAAATTATGGGATGGTTTGATAAAAAATGATTTAATTAGCGGAAAAAAAGAGTGGATCAAATTTTTTGCTCCAAGTTCTACTTCTAGTATAGTGATTAATAGGCATAAATTTTTAACACTTGGTGGAAATGATGAGCAATTTATAGGCCACGGATATGAGGATTTTGATCTTTTAGCAAGAATTTTATACTCTTGTATTGATTTAGAGCAAATACCAGCTAATTTAAACTATGATGCAAGAAATTGGAATTTTAAAAATTTTGAAGGATTTAGAGCTTGGTTTGCTTTACTTGGATATGAAGCAAGTTTTCATGGGGTGTATTTATATCATTTTCATCATGATGAACCAAATCAAAATGGTTACATGGATAATAAACATAAAAATCATCAAAGATTTTATAAACATATATCAAATATTAAATCACATTCTATAAAGCATTTATGCGATAAAAGTGTTTACCGAGATAATGTTTTATTTATTCATTCCAAGGAAACATTATATTCCATAAAAGAAATACTACCTTATATAGGTAATATTATATATATAAATGAAGATAATTTAATTTACAAAAGCCAAAAAGAACTCGAAAGTATAATCACGGAAAAACAAATTCATAAAGTTTTGCTTTTCAATGGACACATTAAAAATGAAAATCTATTAGATTTTTTTCAAAAGCTAGATTTAGAGATTTTTTATTTTGAAAAAGGAATTTTACCCGAGTCATATTTGATAACTAGTAACAAAAATAAAATGTTAGAATTTGATAAAACTTTATATCAAGATGAAATAACGCAAACAAGATTGTATTTAAAAAGTTTATCAAAAGAAGACAATGATAAAATTTTAAATTTTATGGTAGAAAAAAATATAGATAAAAATGATTTAGATTTTTTTGTAAATTTTTTAATTAATGATTTATACTGTTTTGGTAAAAAAGAACAAGAAATTATAAAATTTTATAAGATAAATCTAGAAAATAAAAAAATATTTTTTAAAGATATTCAAAAAAGCAAATATAGTCTAAATTCTTTGATTTATAAGCCTTTTATATACGAAATTTCATCATTTTCATTTATAAAAATGTTTAATAAATATATAGGTTTAAAGCTTGTGCAAACTAAAATTTCTCATACGAAGTTTTATCGTTTACTTCGAAAGTTTTTTTATAATCCGAATAATTTTTTTAGTGATTCTAAATTTTTTAAAAAGTTTAAAAATGCAAACTAA
- a CDS encoding KpsF/GutQ family sugar-phosphate isomerase, with protein sequence MSQIDAIKIAKEVFEIESKTILDLCDNLDEGFNKAIELILSIKGRCVVSGMGKSGHIGAKIAATLASTGTPSFFMHPGEALHGDLGMLTSEDVLLAISNSGETEEVLKLIPVIKKRKIPLIVMAGNQNSTLAKQADIFINIAVKKEACPLQLAPTSSTTATLAMGDAIAVALMRARNFRPDDFALFHPGGSLGRKLLTRVGDLMVSNNLPMVSPESEFNELVDVMTSGKLGLCIVLENEKLVGIITDGDLRRALRANGKPRFDFKAKEIMSDSPKTIEASAMASEAEELMLKHKIKEIVVTQDEKIVGIIQLYAIGNV encoded by the coding sequence ATGAGCCAAATAGATGCGATTAAAATAGCCAAAGAAGTTTTTGAGATAGAGTCAAAAACGATTTTAGATTTATGTGATAATTTAGATGAAGGTTTTAATAAAGCCATTGAGTTGATTTTATCTATCAAAGGTAGATGTGTAGTAAGCGGTATGGGTAAATCAGGTCATATAGGGGCTAAGATAGCTGCAACCTTAGCTAGTACAGGTACCCCGAGCTTTTTTATGCATCCGGGCGAAGCATTGCATGGAGATCTTGGTATGCTTACAAGCGAGGATGTGCTTTTGGCTATTTCAAATTCAGGAGAAACTGAAGAGGTTTTAAAACTTATACCTGTGATTAAAAAAAGAAAAATTCCTTTGATCGTCATGGCAGGAAATCAAAATTCTACTTTAGCTAAACAAGCAGATATTTTTATAAACATAGCAGTAAAAAAAGAAGCTTGCCCACTTCAGCTTGCTCCAACTTCTTCTACTACGGCCACTTTAGCTATGGGTGATGCTATAGCAGTAGCTTTGATGAGAGCAAGGAATTTTAGACCTGATGATTTTGCTTTATTTCACCCAGGAGGAAGCTTGGGTAGAAAGCTTTTGACTAGGGTGGGTGATTTGATGGTGTCAAATAATCTACCTATGGTAAGCCCTGAGAGTGAATTTAATGAGTTGGTTGATGTGATGACTAGTGGTAAGTTAGGGCTTTGTATAGTACTTGAGAATGAAAAACTAGTTGGAATCATCACAGATGGGGACTTAAGAAGAGCTTTAAGGGCAAACGGTAAGCCAAGATTTGATTTTAAAGCTAAAGAAATCATGAGCGATAGTCCAAAAACCATAGAAGCAAGTGCTATGGCAAGCGAGGCAGAAGAGCTTATGCTAAAACATAAAATTAAAGAAATAGTTGTCACTCAAGATGAAAAAATAGTAGGCATTATACAACTTTATGCGATAGGTAATGTGTGA
- a CDS encoding polysaccharide biosynthesis/export family protein has translation MRKIFLLLLLPLFLFSAVDVSQIAKTQADSIKQIQDKKFLQSDLNKTVIINTKVFGAHLFNGNFTKFTQHVYNPDYKLAVGDRINVKIWGAVEFIQTLTVDSQGNIFIPKVGAINLLGVKNSALVQVITKAINKIYKSNVYVYADMDIYQNVSVFVTGNVNQPGLYQGLSSDSIIQYLDKASGINLEYGSFRDIQILRDNKVIKKVDLYDFLLKGQLDLFPFRMGDVILVGSVQKYVFVEGDVQKPFRFELSNDILNLEDIAKVAGAKPIVTNAVVKSYRDDHKLHVDAYSKKQFLGVKLYNGDEIEFRPDYTAQNISISIEGEHSGLHSVVIKKGTTLAELAKMITVNDQSNINALQVFRKSVAATQKQLIEAQLKELETLALTSSSVNAEQASIRATQAKTILEFIARAKQAQPKGQIVIDNVKAYNSIVLEEGDVVNVPSKNNLVLVQGEVSIPGAFVYMDKEKLRYYINLAGGFSDRADISRVLVINANGKATKYSGRSSADIKAGDSILVLPKVDSQNLQIFSMLTQILYQIAIATNVVLNI, from the coding sequence ATGAGAAAGATATTTTTACTTTTACTTTTACCTTTGTTTTTATTTTCAGCAGTAGATGTTTCTCAAATTGCAAAAACACAAGCAGATAGTATAAAGCAAATTCAAGATAAAAAATTTTTACAAAGTGATTTAAATAAAACAGTAATTATAAATACTAAAGTTTTTGGTGCGCATTTGTTTAATGGAAACTTTACTAAATTTACTCAACATGTTTATAATCCTGATTATAAACTAGCAGTAGGCGATAGGATTAATGTAAAAATTTGGGGTGCGGTAGAGTTTATACAAACCTTAACAGTAGACTCTCAAGGAAATATTTTTATACCAAAAGTAGGTGCGATTAATCTTTTGGGTGTGAAAAATAGTGCTTTGGTACAAGTTATTACAAAAGCTATTAATAAAATTTATAAAAGCAATGTCTATGTATATGCGGATATGGATATTTATCAAAATGTATCGGTATTTGTTACAGGAAATGTAAATCAACCAGGCCTTTATCAAGGATTAAGTTCAGATTCTATTATACAGTATTTAGATAAAGCAAGCGGTATTAATCTAGAATATGGTAGTTTTAGAGATATTCAAATTTTAAGAGATAATAAAGTCATTAAAAAAGTAGACTTGTATGATTTTTTACTTAAGGGTCAGCTTGATCTTTTTCCTTTTAGAATGGGTGATGTGATCTTAGTGGGTAGTGTGCAAAAGTATGTTTTTGTTGAAGGAGATGTGCAAAAGCCTTTTAGATTTGAGTTAAGTAATGATATTTTAAATTTAGAAGATATAGCCAAAGTTGCAGGAGCTAAACCTATAGTAACTAATGCTGTGGTAAAAAGCTATAGAGATGATCATAAATTACATGTGGATGCTTACAGCAAAAAGCAGTTTTTAGGTGTGAAGTTATACAATGGCGATGAGATAGAATTTAGACCTGATTATACTGCGCAAAATATTAGTATTAGTATAGAAGGTGAGCATAGTGGTTTGCACTCAGTAGTGATAAAAAAGGGTACAACCTTGGCTGAACTTGCTAAAATGATTACAGTTAATGATCAATCAAACATTAATGCTTTACAAGTTTTTAGAAAAAGTGTAGCAGCTACCCAAAAACAACTTATTGAAGCCCAACTTAAAGAGCTTGAAACACTAGCTCTAACAAGTTCTTCAGTTAATGCTGAGCAAGCTAGCATTAGAGCTACTCAAGCTAAAACGATTTTAGAATTTATTGCGCGTGCAAAACAAGCTCAACCAAAAGGACAAATCGTTATAGACAATGTCAAAGCGTATAATTCTATAGTATTAGAAGAAGGTGATGTGGTAAATGTACCTAGTAAAAATAATCTTGTTTTGGTTCAAGGTGAAGTTTCTATACCAGGTGCATTTGTATATATGGATAAAGAAAAATTAAGATATTATATTAACCTAGCGGGTGGTTTTAGCGATAGGGCTGATATATCAAGAGTTTTAGTAATTAATGCTAATGGTAAAGCAACTAAATACAGCGGTAGAAGTTCAGCAGATATAAAAGCGGGAGATTCTATTTTAGTTTTACCAAAAGTAGATAGTCAAAATCTCCAAATTTTTAGCATGCTAACACAAATTTTATATCAAATAGCTATTGCAACTAATGTAGTGTTAAATATATAG
- a CDS encoding capsule biosynthesis protein, whose translation MQNDLLKKLKNLKILNSFKIVLILTAFVVFYYVFIAANRYVSESVLSVKSTTGDSGAITGIAAFLTNNSFSSEDINYLKSYIHSLDMLNILEEKVQIRELYQKQKLDFFYSISSSANQEEFLKYYQNRVKITQENSANGLLRVEVEGFDPQSAHLIASTIVKESEKFINEISHKAARDQMQFAEEELLQFKKRYQKAKDELLAFQNKYGVFDPLKQAEGTLKLIAELESKIAAKEAELLMMQSYINDNAPQIVTIKSEITALKKQLQKEKSKVSSPKSSQKLNDLAAKFQDLTIEAGFAESAYTAALKAYESARIEALRKIKQVVIVQSPSLPQSAKYPEALYNILTAFMVLSLIYGIVKFIKMIIEEHRY comes from the coding sequence ATGCAAAATGACTTATTAAAAAAACTTAAAAATTTAAAGATACTTAATTCTTTTAAAATAGTGTTGATTTTGACAGCATTTGTTGTATTTTATTATGTTTTTATAGCAGCAAATCGCTATGTGAGTGAAAGTGTTTTAAGTGTGAAATCAACGACAGGAGATAGCGGAGCTATTACTGGAATTGCTGCATTTTTGACTAATAATTCTTTTTCAAGCGAGGATATTAATTATTTAAAATCTTATATTCATTCTTTAGATATGTTAAATATCTTAGAAGAAAAAGTTCAAATTCGTGAGTTATATCAAAAACAAAAACTTGATTTTTTTTATAGTATTTCCTCATCAGCCAATCAGGAAGAGTTTTTAAAGTATTATCAAAACCGTGTTAAAATTACTCAAGAAAACTCAGCTAATGGGCTTTTGCGTGTAGAAGTTGAAGGTTTTGATCCACAAAGTGCACATTTGATAGCTTCAACTATAGTTAAAGAAAGTGAAAAATTTATCAATGAAATTTCACACAAAGCCGCAAGAGATCAAATGCAATTTGCTGAAGAAGAACTTTTGCAGTTTAAAAAAAGATATCAAAAGGCTAAAGATGAGCTTTTAGCTTTTCAAAATAAATATGGGGTATTTGATCCACTCAAACAAGCAGAGGGCACTCTAAAACTCATAGCTGAACTTGAATCAAAAATAGCAGCCAAAGAAGCTGAGCTTTTAATGATGCAAAGTTATATAAATGATAATGCACCACAAATTGTTACTATAAAAAGTGAAATCACAGCCTTAAAAAAACAACTTCAAAAAGAAAAATCCAAAGTTTCATCCCCAAAATCCTCTCAAAAACTTAACGATCTTGCAGCTAAATTCCAAGATCTAACCATAGAGGCAGGTTTTGCAGAAAGTGCTTACACAGCTGCATTAAAAGCTTATGAGAGTGCTAGGATAGAGGCCTTAAGAAAGATAAAGCAGGTGGTTATAGTTCAAAGTCCAAGCTTACCTCAAAGTGCTAAATATCCAGAAGCTTTGTATAATATACTCACAGCTTTTATGGTTTTATCTTTGATTTATGGAATTGTTAAATTTATTAAAATGATTATAGAGGAGCATAGATACTAA
- a CDS encoding ABC transporter ATP-binding protein translates to MIKLVNLTKSFPLRNGERHYVFKNLSFEFPENCSIGLMGRNGAGKSTLMKLLSGSLLPDRGKIITNKKLSWPLGLAGAFQHRLSARDNARFVARVYGYKGKALEEKIKFVEDFAELGKFFDEPMNTYSAGMSARISFGLSMAFDFDYYLIDEAGAVGDPKFREKSSKIYKEKLSRSKVIMVSHNVAEIKQWCDKIIFMQDGQATIYDDVDEGIAVYQGKVNAK, encoded by the coding sequence ATGATAAAATTAGTTAATTTAACAAAATCTTTTCCTTTACGTAATGGTGAAAGGCATTATGTTTTTAAAAACTTAAGTTTTGAATTTCCTGAAAATTGCAGTATAGGTTTAATGGGACGCAATGGTGCTGGAAAATCAACCTTAATGAAACTTTTAAGCGGCTCCTTGCTTCCTGATAGAGGTAAGATTATAACTAATAAAAAACTATCTTGGCCATTAGGTTTGGCAGGCGCATTTCAACACAGACTTTCAGCAAGAGATAATGCACGCTTTGTAGCTAGAGTATATGGTTATAAAGGAAAGGCTTTAGAGGAAAAGATTAAATTTGTTGAAGATTTTGCCGAGCTTGGAAAATTTTTCGATGAGCCTATGAATACTTACTCAGCTGGTATGAGCGCTAGAATATCTTTTGGCTTAAGTATGGCTTTTGATTTTGATTATTATTTAATTGACGAAGCAGGTGCTGTGGGAGATCCTAAATTTAGAGAAAAAAGCTCTAAAATCTATAAAGAAAAATTAAGTAGGTCAAAAGTTATTATGGTTTCGCATAATGTAGCTGAAATTAAACAATGGTGTGATAAAATTATATTCATGCAAGATGGACAAGCTACTATATATGATGATGTAGATGAGGGTATAGCGGTATATCAAGGAAAAGTAAATGCAAAATGA
- the kpsM gene encoding capsule polysaccharide transporter KpsM, translated as MFNVIHALFFRELKTRFGINKYLGYFWVIGEPMMVVLVITSIITAIREFHHQIMPEGVSIFLFLAVGIIPFFMFRSIINQLLNGISSNLTLFAYKPIRPIHVFIARAMLEFCIYFTIFICVMFLAGWFLHMQVIPKHFLEVMFSFFLLVVFGFAMGMCFAIAGHFAEPLKMALNYLNIVLYWTALVVFPIWIVPKPILDILYYNPLLHIMELLKYNFFQNYPLLDDYNYYYPIACLSVILFLGLFFYYFTREKLIAVR; from the coding sequence ATGTTTAATGTCATACATGCTCTTTTTTTTAGAGAGTTAAAGACAAGATTTGGTATTAATAAATATTTGGGCTATTTTTGGGTAATCGGAGAGCCTATGATGGTAGTTTTGGTAATCACTTCTATTATAACAGCTATTAGAGAATTTCATCATCAAATCATGCCTGAAGGTGTTTCTATCTTTTTATTTTTAGCAGTAGGGATTATACCTTTTTTTATGTTTAGAAGCATTATTAATCAGCTTTTAAATGGTATTAGTTCTAATCTAACTTTATTTGCTTATAAACCTATTCGCCCTATACATGTATTTATTGCTAGGGCTATGCTTGAATTTTGTATTTATTTTACTATTTTTATTTGTGTAATGTTTTTAGCAGGTTGGTTTTTGCATATGCAAGTTATACCTAAGCATTTTCTAGAAGTGATGTTTTCGTTTTTTTTGCTTGTGGTATTTGGCTTTGCTATGGGGATGTGTTTTGCTATAGCAGGACATTTTGCAGAGCCTTTAAAAATGGCTTTAAATTATTTAAATATAGTTTTATACTGGACAGCTTTGGTGGTATTTCCTATATGGATAGTTCCAAAACCTATTTTAGACATTTTATATTACAATCCACTTTTACATATTATGGAACTTTTAAAATATAATTTTTTTCAAAATTATCCATTACTTGATGATTATAATTACTATTATCCTATTGCATGTTTGAGTGTGATTTTGTTTTTGGGATTGTTTTTTTATTATTTTACTAGAGAAAAGTTGATAGCGGTGCGATGA
- a CDS encoding ferritin-like domain-containing protein → MKRNFFEELEKILYHKDIFKKIELFNEFYENFKTNLYDFNHSHEAIIYENSQVKILHPMKIRRPKEANSTSSLAKILHSVAHIEYSAINLALDASYRFKNLPLKFYQDWLEVADEEIKHFLLLEKTLNELGFKYGDFYAHDNLEKALFLTKDNLAHRMGIVHRGLEAKGLDANPFVLEKLNTTNHPIKSLFNEIFTIILNDEIKHVNKGDFWWNYAKNENDDYLDLCAKYKEFNLLGKVYNKTARIQAGFSENELQKLDDFYNRK, encoded by the coding sequence ATGAAAAGAAATTTTTTTGAAGAATTAGAAAAAATTTTATATCACAAAGATATTTTTAAAAAGATTGAATTATTTAATGAATTTTATGAAAATTTTAAAACTAATTTATATGATTTTAATCATTCACATGAAGCGATCATTTATGAAAACTCACAAGTTAAAATCCTTCATCCTATGAAAATAAGGCGTCCAAAAGAGGCAAATAGTACTTCATCTTTAGCTAAAATATTACATTCAGTTGCACATATAGAATATAGTGCTATAAATTTGGCCTTAGATGCTAGTTATAGATTTAAAAATTTGCCATTGAAATTTTATCAAGATTGGCTTGAGGTAGCTGATGAGGAAATTAAGCATTTTTTGCTTTTAGAAAAAACTTTAAATGAACTTGGTTTTAAATATGGAGATTTCTATGCCCATGATAATCTTGAAAAAGCCTTATTTTTAACCAAAGATAATCTTGCTCACAGAATGGGCATAGTGCATAGAGGACTTGAAGCAAAAGGACTTGATGCCAATCCTTTTGTCTTAGAAAAATTAAACACAACTAATCATCCTATAAAAAGTTTATTCAATGAAATTTTTACCATTATATTAAATGATGAGATTAAACATGTAAATAAAGGAGATTTTTGGTGGAATTATGCAAAAAATGAAAATGATGATTACCTTGATCTTTGTGCCAAATATAAAGAATTTAATCTTTTAGGAAAAGTATATAATAAAACAGCTAGAATACAAGCAGGATTTAGTGAAAATGAACTTCAAAAATTAGATGATTTTTATAATAGAAAATGA
- a CDS encoding acetyl-CoA carboxylase carboxyltransferase subunit alpha, with protein sequence MASYLDFEKNIQQIDEDLANAKIKGDDEAVKILEKNLEKETQKVYKNLSDYQRLQLARHPDRPYALDYIQAILSDAYEIHGDRAFRDDPAIVCYAGYIGGKKIIVIGEQKGRGTKDKLHRNFGMPHPEGYRKALRVAKMAEKFDIPVLFLVDTPGAYPGVGAEERGQSEAIARNLYELSALKTITIAVVIGEGGSGGALAIGVADKLAMMKNSVFSVISPEGCAAILWNDPSKSEAATKAMKVTADDLKTQGLIDDVIEEPMSGAHRDKENAIKNLSDYILKAIEELEQYDKRELAALRMQKIFKFGAFAE encoded by the coding sequence ATGGCTTCTTATTTAGATTTTGAAAAAAATATTCAGCAAATTGATGAAGATTTAGCAAATGCTAAAATCAAAGGTGATGATGAAGCAGTAAAAATTTTAGAAAAAAACCTTGAAAAAGAAACTCAAAAAGTTTATAAAAATTTAAGCGATTACCAACGCTTACAGCTTGCAAGACATCCTGATCGTCCTTATGCGCTTGATTATATTCAAGCTATACTAAGTGATGCTTATGAAATTCATGGTGATCGTGCTTTTAGAGATGATCCTGCTATTGTGTGTTATGCAGGTTATATAGGTGGGAAAAAAATTATTGTTATAGGTGAGCAAAAAGGTAGAGGTACTAAAGATAAACTTCATAGAAATTTTGGTATGCCTCATCCTGAAGGTTATAGAAAAGCTCTAAGAGTAGCAAAAATGGCTGAAAAATTTGACATACCGGTGTTATTTTTAGTGGATACTCCAGGTGCTTACCCAGGAGTGGGTGCTGAAGAGCGTGGTCAAAGTGAGGCTATAGCTAGAAATTTATACGAGTTAAGCGCCCTTAAAACAATCACTATAGCAGTAGTTATAGGTGAAGGTGGAAGTGGTGGTGCTTTGGCTATAGGAGTAGCTGATAAACTTGCTATGATGAAAAATTCAGTTTTTTCTGTGATTTCACCTGAGGGTTGTGCTGCTATTTTATGGAATGATCCATCAAAAAGTGAAGCTGCTACTAAGGCGATGAAAGTAACTGCTGATGATTTAAAAACTCAAGGTTTAATAGATGATGTTATCGAAGAGCCAATGAGTGGAGCTCATAGAGATAAAGAAAATGCGATTAAAAATTTAAGTGATTATATCTTAAAAGCTATAGAAGAGTTAGAACAATACGATAAACGCGAATTAGCCGCATTAAGAATGCAAAAAATCTTTAAATTTGGTGCTTTTGCTGAATGA